One region of Halomonas huangheensis genomic DNA includes:
- the aroC gene encoding chorismate synthase, with protein MSGNTFGKLFTVTTFGESHGVALGAIVDGCPPGLELSETDLQKELDRRRPGSSRHTTQRREPDQVRILSGVFEGVTTGTPIGLLIENTDQRSKDYGKIKDQFRPAHADYTYHHKYGVRDYRGGGRSSARETAMRVAAGAIAKKFLASHGIQVRGYMSQLGPIEIELRDWEAVDSNPFFCPDPQRLPELEEYMDQLRRDQDSVGAKITVMAEGLPPGLGEPIFDRLDADLAHGLMSINAVKGVEIGDGFGVVTQRGSEHRDEMTPEGFQSNHAGGVLGGISSGQTLIAHLALKPTSSITIPGRSIDVDGNSVEVVTKGRHDPCVGIRATPIAEAMMALTLMDHYLRHRAQNAEVEVATPRLR; from the coding sequence ATGTCAGGCAATACCTTCGGCAAGTTATTCACCGTGACCACTTTTGGCGAGAGCCACGGCGTCGCCCTTGGTGCGATTGTCGATGGCTGTCCGCCTGGTCTTGAATTGAGCGAGACTGATCTGCAGAAGGAACTGGATCGTCGTCGCCCCGGTTCTTCGCGGCACACCACTCAACGCCGTGAGCCCGATCAGGTTCGCATTCTGTCAGGCGTTTTCGAGGGTGTAACTACAGGGACACCCATTGGGCTGTTGATCGAAAATACCGATCAGCGCTCGAAGGACTACGGCAAGATCAAGGATCAATTTCGTCCCGCCCATGCCGACTACACCTACCATCACAAGTATGGTGTGCGCGACTATCGTGGTGGTGGGCGCTCCAGTGCTCGTGAGACAGCCATGCGTGTGGCGGCTGGAGCCATCGCGAAGAAGTTCCTCGCCAGCCACGGCATTCAGGTACGTGGCTACATGAGCCAACTGGGACCGATCGAGATTGAGCTGCGTGATTGGGAGGCCGTGGACAGCAACCCATTCTTCTGTCCAGACCCGCAACGCCTGCCAGAGCTCGAGGAGTATATGGACCAGCTGCGTCGTGACCAGGACTCGGTCGGCGCGAAGATCACTGTTATGGCAGAAGGCTTGCCGCCGGGCCTTGGCGAACCGATTTTCGATCGCCTTGATGCTGACCTGGCCCATGGCCTGATGAGCATCAACGCCGTCAAGGGCGTGGAAATTGGCGATGGTTTTGGCGTGGTGACCCAGCGTGGCAGCGAGCATCGCGACGAAATGACCCCTGAGGGGTTCCAGTCCAATCATGCCGGTGGCGTGCTGGGCGGTATTTCCAGCGGACAGACATTGATCGCTCACCTGGCACTGAAGCCGACCTCCAGCATCACCATCCCCGGGCGCTCGATCGATGTTGATGGCAACTCGGTCGAGGTAGTGACCAAAGGTCGCCACGACCCCTGTGTCGGTATCCGAGCCACGCCAATTGCTGAAGCGATGATGGCTCTGACACTGATGGATCACTATCTGCGTCATCGTGCACAGAACGCAGAGGTTGAGGTGGCAACACCGCGTCTACGCTGA
- the phaC gene encoding class I poly(R)-hydroxyalkanoic acid synthase, with protein MAAGDQSTAQTMSQEWTEQLSVIGAQYQALMEEMLGRMVPSDAVEAVLEDVRNSFQAGAESLMRDPQLLWETQWQLMQDQAALWQQAVHHADGKPSETLITPLPGDRRFKDEAWSQEPAYNALMQQYLLFSRSIEGLVANLDGLSPEHKRNLTFYARQLVNAMAPTNFVSTNPEVMRRTFETRGQNLVDGLARLRADLANSAEGLNVSMTDRSAFEVGRNIAVTPGSVVMENELIQLIQYAPSTEKAFKTPLLIVPPWINKYYVLDLRPENSLVKWLVDQGHTVFLISWRNPGPEQGDLSWADYMQLGPIAALEGIEQATGEKSANLLSYCIGGTLTASTVAYLTSTRRGRKVKSVTYMATLQDFREPGEIGVFLSEPILQGIEAKLERDGYLDGRVMAYSFNLLRENDLFWSFYINNYLKGEEPAAFDLLYWNTDGTNLPAGTHGWYLRHLYCENRLVQPDGIELDGVKIDLRKISTPSYFVATREDHIAKWESSYYGALLPKGPVTFVLGGSGHIAGIVNPPHKNKYGYWTNDELPDSHEQWLASSEGHEGSWWPHWQEWMLKGGYVDQDKMVEAREPGSGELAMLEPAPGRYVKMTIPEVLGE; from the coding sequence ATGGCGGCAGGTGATCAGAGTACGGCTCAAACAATGAGTCAGGAGTGGACCGAGCAATTGTCGGTCATTGGCGCGCAATATCAGGCGTTGATGGAAGAGATGCTCGGCCGTATGGTGCCGAGTGATGCGGTAGAAGCTGTGCTTGAGGACGTGCGAAACAGCTTCCAGGCGGGGGCCGAATCCTTGATGCGTGACCCCCAGTTGTTGTGGGAAACGCAGTGGCAGTTGATGCAGGATCAGGCAGCGCTCTGGCAGCAGGCTGTGCACCATGCTGACGGCAAACCGAGTGAGACGCTGATCACTCCCCTGCCCGGTGATCGGCGCTTCAAGGATGAGGCCTGGAGCCAGGAGCCTGCCTACAATGCGCTGATGCAGCAGTACTTGTTGTTCTCGCGCAGTATCGAGGGGCTGGTTGCCAATCTCGATGGCCTGTCTCCCGAGCACAAACGTAATCTGACCTTCTACGCGCGTCAGTTGGTTAATGCCATGGCGCCGACCAATTTCGTTTCCACCAACCCTGAAGTCATGCGACGCACTTTCGAGACTCGAGGCCAGAATCTGGTCGATGGTCTGGCGCGACTGCGAGCGGACCTGGCCAACTCGGCCGAGGGGTTGAACGTCTCGATGACCGATCGCAGCGCCTTTGAAGTCGGTCGTAACATCGCCGTGACGCCGGGCTCGGTGGTCATGGAAAACGAATTGATCCAGTTGATCCAGTATGCGCCGAGCACCGAGAAGGCTTTCAAGACGCCGTTGTTGATCGTGCCACCCTGGATCAACAAGTACTACGTCCTCGACCTGCGTCCAGAGAACTCGCTGGTCAAGTGGCTGGTCGACCAGGGACATACCGTGTTCCTGATCTCATGGCGCAATCCGGGGCCGGAGCAGGGCGATCTCAGCTGGGCAGATTACATGCAACTGGGGCCGATTGCCGCGCTGGAAGGCATAGAACAGGCGACCGGTGAGAAGTCAGCCAACCTGTTGTCGTACTGCATCGGAGGCACTCTGACCGCATCGACAGTGGCCTATCTGACCAGCACTCGTCGGGGGCGCAAGGTCAAGTCGGTGACCTACATGGCGACGTTGCAGGACTTTCGCGAGCCAGGTGAAATCGGTGTGTTCCTCAGTGAACCGATCCTGCAGGGCATCGAGGCCAAGCTCGAGCGTGATGGTTATCTGGATGGCCGCGTCATGGCCTACTCCTTCAACCTGCTGCGCGAGAATGATCTGTTCTGGTCGTTCTACATCAACAACTACCTCAAGGGCGAAGAGCCCGCGGCATTCGATCTGCTGTACTGGAATACCGACGGTACCAACCTGCCGGCAGGCACCCATGGCTGGTATCTACGTCACCTCTACTGCGAGAACCGCCTGGTGCAGCCGGATGGTATCGAGCTGGATGGGGTCAAGATCGACCTACGCAAGATTTCCACGCCCAGTTACTTTGTCGCCACTCGCGAGGATCATATCGCCAAGTGGGAGAGCAGCTACTACGGTGCCTTGCTGCCCAAGGGGCCAGTGACCTTTGTGCTGGGTGGATCTGGCCACATTGCCGGTATCGTCAACCCACCGCACAAGAACAAGTACGGTTACTGGACCAACGATGAGCTGCCCGACAGCCACGAGCAATGGCTGGCCAGTTCGGAAGGGCACGAAGGTTCCTGGTGGCCTCATTGGCAGGAGTGGATGCTCAAGGGCGGCTATGTCGATCAGGACAAGATGGTCGAGGCACGTGAGCCGGGGAGCGGAGAGTTGGCCATGCTCGAACCGGCGCCAGGCCGCTACGTCAAGATGACGATTCCGGAAGTGCTGGGAGAATAG
- a CDS encoding phasin family protein, which yields MQDKVFENFSEQARQFFEPMRKLNSMMLNNMEKMSQYQMDSMKRYSQMGTERIRDASEIQDAEGLRDFSTRQAEMLNELSAQMLEDARAMSEMSLEFKAQLEELFAESGQVMMDQAEKARDQVTDAADQATQQASKPSSSSRASSTSTRKRSS from the coding sequence ATGCAAGACAAGGTATTCGAGAATTTCAGTGAACAGGCCCGTCAGTTCTTTGAGCCGATGCGCAAGCTCAATTCCATGATGCTGAATAACATGGAGAAGATGTCTCAGTACCAGATGGACTCGATGAAGCGTTACAGCCAGATGGGCACGGAGCGTATCCGCGATGCCTCGGAAATCCAGGACGCCGAGGGACTACGCGACTTCTCTACTCGTCAGGCAGAAATGCTCAACGAGTTGTCAGCGCAGATGCTCGAAGATGCACGTGCCATGAGTGAGATGAGCCTGGAGTTCAAGGCACAGCTCGAGGAGCTGTTCGCAGAGTCTGGTCAGGTGATGATGGATCAGGCCGAGAAGGCTCGTGATCAGGTGACGGACGCTGCTGACCAGGCGACTCAGCAGGCGAGCAAACCCAGTTCTTCCTCCCGAGCGTCCAGCACTTCTACGCGCAAGCGTTCTTCATGA
- a CDS encoding Smr/MutS family protein, which translates to MNHRLPPSDDDIHAFRQAIKEAGVRRIKTNRADTGKPTRRDALGDESVAARRASAVSASESESTGRTSDGRVEPVLPSDYLDFALPDLPWRTRSQLKRGQMAWEAGLDLHGYRLEEARQQLESFLNDAQSSGQRCVLVVHGKAWGATADYPVIKSHVNAWLREWPNVLAFCSATDADGGTGAVYILLRKRGRL; encoded by the coding sequence ATGAATCACCGCCTGCCCCCGTCCGACGATGATATCCATGCCTTTCGTCAGGCCATCAAGGAAGCCGGCGTACGACGCATCAAGACCAACCGTGCCGATACCGGAAAGCCTACCAGACGCGATGCACTGGGCGACGAGTCGGTAGCCGCTCGCCGTGCATCGGCGGTCAGCGCCAGCGAAAGCGAATCCACAGGACGCACCTCTGATGGCCGTGTCGAGCCGGTCCTGCCCTCTGACTATCTCGACTTCGCGCTACCTGACCTGCCCTGGCGAACCCGCAGTCAACTCAAGCGCGGCCAGATGGCCTGGGAGGCAGGGCTTGACCTGCATGGCTACCGCCTGGAAGAAGCTCGTCAACAATTGGAGAGTTTTCTCAACGATGCCCAGTCCAGTGGGCAACGTTGTGTGCTGGTGGTCCACGGCAAGGCCTGGGGCGCTACTGCGGATTACCCTGTGATCAAGAGTCACGTCAACGCCTGGCTGCGTGAATGGCCCAATGTACTGGCCTTCTGCTCAGCCACCGACGCTGATGGCGGTACGGGAGCTGTCTACATCCTGTTGCGCAAGCGTGGCCGGCTCTGA
- the lnt gene encoding apolipoprotein N-acyltransferase: MLEKMFSGRLGYLAAIIAGCLTTLAAAPFGWWWLAPIAAALMYAGFPLQTGRQGLLRGWCYGLGLFGTGASWVYVSIHDYGYTSMPLAVFLTALFVASMSLFVAVPFGLYRRFCGARWSVLTFTGLWVLMEWLRTWLFTGFPWLLLGSTQVDSPLAPWAPVGGVYLLSLVVALSGALLIKLTEGRWLTLPMLAVLWLVPMALPQHWTAANGEPLRVSLLQGNLPQLIKWTPEGQRQAVNTYLNMTGELDQRQASEPQPDIVIWPEAALPMFEDQAEPILARAQAALSPDTALITGILQRDSEGRFYNAVVGMGNAEGHYRKAHLVPFGEYLPLESLLRGAIAFFDLPTPAMTPGKDSQAPLMAAGHEIGNAICYEIIYADLVASRARHSDILLTVSNDSWFGDSIGPHQHLEMARLRALENGRYVIRATSNGITAIIDDQGKVLDQLPQFESLRLDGEVQPMTGLTPFSRTGSWPVWLLATLMLLPGFTRRKER; the protein is encoded by the coding sequence CCTTGATGTACGCTGGCTTCCCCCTTCAGACCGGCCGTCAGGGACTACTGCGTGGCTGGTGCTATGGCCTTGGATTGTTCGGCACCGGGGCATCCTGGGTATATGTGTCGATTCACGACTACGGCTACACCAGTATGCCATTGGCGGTGTTCCTGACCGCCCTCTTTGTCGCCAGCATGTCATTGTTCGTGGCCGTCCCCTTCGGTCTTTACCGGCGTTTTTGCGGGGCACGCTGGAGCGTACTGACCTTTACGGGTCTTTGGGTGTTGATGGAATGGCTGCGCACCTGGCTATTCACCGGCTTTCCCTGGTTGCTGCTGGGCAGTACACAGGTTGACTCACCGCTGGCTCCCTGGGCACCAGTCGGCGGTGTCTATCTGCTGTCACTGGTGGTAGCACTGAGCGGTGCACTGCTGATCAAACTGACGGAAGGACGCTGGCTGACATTACCCATGCTGGCCGTGCTGTGGCTGGTGCCCATGGCCTTGCCCCAGCACTGGACAGCGGCCAATGGTGAGCCGTTGCGGGTCAGCCTGTTGCAGGGCAACCTACCGCAATTGATCAAGTGGACCCCGGAAGGCCAACGTCAGGCGGTCAACACCTACCTGAACATGACTGGCGAACTTGACCAGAGACAGGCATCCGAGCCACAGCCAGACATCGTGATCTGGCCGGAAGCCGCACTACCAATGTTCGAGGATCAGGCCGAACCGATTCTTGCCCGCGCTCAGGCAGCACTATCGCCGGACACCGCCCTGATTACCGGGATTCTCCAGCGTGACTCCGAAGGTCGCTTCTACAATGCCGTCGTCGGTATGGGTAACGCCGAAGGTCATTACCGCAAGGCTCACCTGGTACCCTTCGGCGAGTACCTGCCACTGGAAAGCCTGCTGCGCGGTGCGATTGCCTTCTTCGACCTGCCGACGCCAGCCATGACGCCAGGCAAGGATAGCCAGGCACCGCTGATGGCAGCGGGACACGAGATCGGCAACGCCATCTGCTATGAGATCATCTATGCCGACCTGGTCGCCAGCCGGGCACGCCATTCGGATATCCTGCTGACGGTCTCCAACGATAGCTGGTTCGGCGACTCCATCGGTCCGCACCAGCATCTCGAAATGGCACGCCTGCGTGCGCTGGAAAATGGCCGTTATGTGATCCGCGCGACCAGCAATGGCATCACCGCAATCATTGACGATCAGGGGAAGGTTCTCGACCAGTTGCCTCAGTTCGAGAGTCTGCGCCTCGATGGCGAAGTGCAGCCAATGACGGGGCTGACACCCTTCAGTCGCACCGGTAGCTGGCCAGTCTGGCTGCTTGCCACCCTGATGCTGCTACCGGGCTTCACGCGGAGGAAGGAGCGGTAA
- the prmB gene encoding 50S ribosomal protein L3 N(5)-glutamine methyltransferase has product MADSVSTPGASTLVLDDHAIADDLVTLRDCLRWATSEFHLAGLTYSHGTDSAWDEAVALVLGALHLPWDVDPGVQAARLLPIERQRIVALVRARISSRQPLPYLLGEAFFAGLTFAVDERVLIPRSPIAELIEDGFSAWFPEEPPARILDLCTGSGCIGIATAHYLQTAEVDLSDISEDALAVARANITRHDVGRRVRAVSSDVFAGLEGQRYDLIVSNPPYVDARDLATMPAEFRHEPSLALGAGKDGLDIVRRILREARQHLSDHGVLVVEVGNSDHHLEAAFPEVPFMWLDFERGGQGVFALTAEELDAHAASFS; this is encoded by the coding sequence TTGGCTGACTCTGTTTCGACCCCCGGGGCTTCGACCCTTGTCCTTGACGATCATGCAATTGCTGATGATCTCGTAACCCTGCGCGACTGCCTGCGTTGGGCCACCAGTGAATTTCACCTCGCCGGCCTTACCTACAGCCACGGTACCGACTCGGCCTGGGATGAGGCTGTTGCCCTGGTACTCGGTGCCCTGCATCTGCCCTGGGACGTTGATCCCGGCGTTCAGGCGGCGCGTTTGCTGCCAATCGAGCGGCAGCGCATCGTGGCGCTGGTCCGCGCCCGTATCAGTAGCCGTCAGCCGTTACCCTATCTGCTGGGCGAGGCGTTCTTTGCCGGTTTGACCTTTGCCGTCGATGAGCGTGTGCTGATTCCGCGTTCACCGATTGCTGAACTGATCGAGGATGGCTTCAGTGCGTGGTTCCCTGAGGAACCTCCTGCCCGTATTCTCGATCTATGCACCGGCTCCGGGTGTATTGGCATTGCCACCGCGCATTATCTGCAGACTGCTGAAGTCGATTTGAGTGATATCAGTGAGGATGCATTGGCTGTAGCGCGTGCCAATATCACTCGCCATGACGTTGGCCGCAGGGTTCGCGCAGTGTCCAGTGATGTCTTCGCAGGGCTTGAGGGGCAGCGATATGATTTGATTGTATCGAACCCTCCTTATGTCGATGCGCGCGACCTGGCGACGATGCCTGCGGAGTTTCGCCATGAGCCTTCGCTGGCGTTGGGCGCAGGGAAGGATGGGCTGGATATCGTTCGACGTATCCTGCGTGAGGCCAGACAGCACCTCAGCGATCATGGAGTACTGGTCGTCGAGGTAGGTAACTCCGATCATCATCTCGAAGCGGCTTTCCCGGAAGTGCCCTTCATGTGGCTCGACTTCGAGCGCGGTGGTCAGGGAGTCTTCGCCTTGACCGCCGAGGAACTCGACGCCCACGCGGCGTCCTTCAGCTGA